One genomic segment of Borrelia miyamotoi includes these proteins:
- a CDS encoding pseudouridine synthase, translated as MNSKGLRVHVFLADKGIGSRRFCEDLIRKNLVRINGSFAKLGDKVFLGDRVKCKDQIFVFRRVSKIESKIYIALHKPKNYLCSNFDPNGRKLAISLVQPLFKERLFSVGRLDFKSSGLLLFTNDGWFANGILHPMREVEKEYIVESKKAINEDLLINFKRGVKIEREIFKLKSYVMLGDSSVRLVLTEGKNREIRKVFLSKNIFLKKIHRIRIGNIKLDNLKEGQIKVLSLAKINRLKAQLLGGVLSDNSN; from the coding sequence ATGAACAGCAAAGGGCTTAGGGTTCATGTTTTTTTAGCAGATAAGGGTATAGGCTCTAGAAGATTTTGTGAAGATCTCATAAGAAAAAATCTTGTCAGAATAAATGGCAGTTTTGCGAAGCTTGGGGATAAAGTGTTCTTAGGTGATAGGGTAAAGTGTAAGGATCAGATATTTGTTTTTAGGAGAGTTTCCAAAATTGAGAGTAAGATTTATATAGCGCTGCATAAGCCTAAAAATTATTTGTGTTCTAATTTTGATCCAAATGGAAGAAAGTTGGCAATATCTTTAGTCCAACCTTTGTTTAAGGAACGTTTATTCTCAGTTGGTAGACTTGATTTTAAAAGTTCTGGGCTTTTACTTTTCACTAATGATGGCTGGTTTGCAAATGGTATTTTGCATCCAATGAGGGAAGTTGAGAAAGAGTATATTGTTGAGTCAAAAAAGGCTATTAATGAGGATTTGCTTATTAATTTTAAACGTGGAGTAAAGATAGAAAGGGAAATTTTTAAGTTAAAATCTTATGTAATGCTTGGTGATAGTTCTGTTAGGTTGGTTTTAACGGAAGGTAAAAATAGGGAAATTAGGAAAGTTTTTTTAAGTAAGAATATTTTTTTGAAGAAAATTCACAGAATTAGAATAGGTAATATTAAATTAGATAATTTAAAGGAGGGACAAATTAAAGTTCTTTCTTTAGCTAAAATTAATAGAT